A window from Molothrus ater isolate BHLD 08-10-18 breed brown headed cowbird chromosome 24, BPBGC_Mater_1.1, whole genome shotgun sequence encodes these proteins:
- the SDC3 gene encoding syndecan-3, with amino-acid sequence MPGEVPPPAPRGLRSLPLLLLLLLSARAALAQRWRNENYERPVDLEGSGDDDPFGEDELDDIYSGSGSGYFEPEPGLDTAVSLTTDTLVTLPTTAAALPVTAAQPVATPLEPFPTPQDTTPGQATSAFLIPRTTEAPVVPSWKATTTTSSTTASELPTATATTTTTTMATTTTTTATTTTTTTTTEATTTTSSTTVATAKPTTIRRFLPPLATKAATTRATTLETPTTPVPETSTPTEVATSRLVPTSTAKPRALPKPSTSRTAELPEKSTALPPMATTLLPTESSQMEPGEVTAAPDKEPEVPASSGPSGDFEIREEEETTRPDLGNEVVAVVTPPAGPGPGRKVETGLMDNTIDSGNSAAQLPQKNILERKEVLIAVIVGGVVGALFAAFLVMLLIYRMKKKDEGSYTLEEPKQANVTYQKPDKQEEFYA; translated from the exons GCTCAGCGCTGGCGCAATGAGAACTACGAGCGGCCCGTGGACCTGGAGGGCTCCGGGGACGACGACCCCTTTGGAGAGGATGAGCTGGACGACATCTACTCCGGCTCTGGCTCGGGCT ATTTCGAGCCGGAGCCGGGGCTGGACACGGCCGTGAGCCTGACCACGGACACGCTGGTGACCCTGCCCACCAcggcggccgcgctgcccgTCACCGCTGCCCAGCCCGTGGCTACGCCCCTGGAGCCGTTCCCCACCCCCCAGGACACCACCCCCGGGCAGGCCACCAGCGCCTTCCTCATCCCCAGGACCACAGAAGCACCGGTGGTGCCCAGCTGGAaagccaccaccaccaccagcagcaccacggCCAGCGAGCTCCCAACCGCCAcggccaccaccaccaccaccaccatggccaccaccaccaccaccacggccaccaccaccaccaccaccaccaccacggaggccaccaccaccacaagCAGCACCACCGTGGCCACAGCCAAGCCCACCACCATCCGGAGGTTCCTGCCCCCCTTGGCCACCAAGGCAGCCACCACCCGGGCCACCACCCTGGAGACCCCCACCACGCCCGTCCCCGAAACCAGCACGCCAACAGAGGTGGCCACGTCGCGCCTTGTCCCCACCAGCACGGCCAAGCCCAGGGCCCTGCCAAAGCCCAGCACCTCGAGGACTGCAGAGCTTCCCGAGAAAAGCACGGCTTTGCCACCCATGGCCACCACGCTGCTGCCCACAGAGTCCTCCCAG ATGGAGCCaggggaggtgacagcagcccCCGACAAGGAGCCAGAGGTGCCGGCCAGCAGCGGCCCCAGCGGGGACTTCGAGAtccgggaggaggaggagacaaCTCGTCCCGACCTCGGGAATGAGGTGGTGGCTGTGGTGACAccaccagcagggccagggcctGGCAGGAAAGTGGAGACAGGGCTGATGGACAACACGATAGACTCGGGCAACTCGGCTGCTCAGCTGCCCCAGAAAAACATCCTGGAGAGGAAAGAGGTGTTGATAG CGGTGATCGTGGGTGGCGTGGTGGGCGCCCTTTTCGCCGCCTTCCTGGTGATGCTGCTCATCTACCGcatgaagaagaaggacgagGGCAGCTACACCCTGGAGGAGCCCAAGCAGGCCAACGTCACCTACCAGAAGCCCGACAAGCAGGAGGAGTTCTACGCGTAG